Within the Candidatus Eremiobacteraceae bacterium genome, the region GACGCGCCGGTCACGACGACGGCTCTCGTCATTGTCGGTTTTGGGCGCGCGCGTCTCGGTTGAGCCGCTCCTGGATGCGCGGGTCCCTGAACACAAGGTCGGTCAGCCACGGGAACGTCTTGATCAGGAACACCGGCAGCCGGTATGGCCACGGAACGATACGCGCGCGTCGCGGGTGCGCGACCGCGTCGACGATCGCGTCTGCCACGATCTCAGGACCGGGCAGGCGATCGCCGTGGGCCGGGTTCATCGGCGAACGCACGAAGCCGGGCTCGATCAGCGTCACCGAGACATTGTCGGAATGCACTTCGCGCCGCACCGAATCGCTCAAACCCCGCAGGCCGAACTTCGACGCCGAATAGATGCCCATGATCCCGACTTCGCCGGCGATCGATCCGATGTTGACGATCGCTCCGCCGCCCTGGGCCTTCATCGCCGGCAGGACGGCATGCATGAGTCGAGCCGGCCCGAGCAGGTTGATAGCGATGACGTCGTGGAGCTGTTCGTCGCTTCGCTCGCACAATG harbors:
- a CDS encoding SDR family oxidoreductase, with protein sequence MPTFQDKVVVVVGASGSIGAATARAFAARGAAVVLAALPDTLLDSIERELRERGARVAAVPTDITVRADIDRLVATTLATFGRIDVLANVAGIGSGPALCERSDEQLHDVIAINLLGPARLMHAVLPAMKAQGGGAIVNIGSIAGEVGIMGIYSASKFGLRGLSDSVRREVHSDNVSVTLIEPGFVRSPMNPAHGDRLPGPEIVADAIVDAVAHPRRARIVPWPYRLPVFLIKTFPWLTDLVFRDPRIQERLNRDARAQNRQ